In the Afipia sp. GAS231 genome, GCCAACGACGCCACCGCGCTGATCCTCTATCGGTTCGCGGTCGTGGCGATCTCGACCGGGCTGTTCTCGCTGCCGCAGGCGACCGGCACGTTTGCGGTCATCGTGGTCGGCGAGATGCTGTTTGGCGCGGCGGTGGGCTGGATTAGCCTGCGCGCCCGGCATCGCGCGCGGGATCCGCAGGTCGAGATCACGCTGTCGCTGATCACACCCTATCTCGCCTACTGGATCCCCGAACATTTCGGCGGCTCCGGCGTGATCGCCACCGTGGCCTGCGGTCTCTACATCAGCTGGAACGGACCGCTGCTGATTTCGGCCGCGACGCGCCTGCAGGGCATCTTCTTCTGGGACCTGATGATCTTCCTGATCGAGGGCCTGCTGTTCCTGCTGACCGGCTTTCAGATGCGCTCGCTGCTGGAGAAGTCGAAGGGATTTCCGCTCCAAGACATCCTGTTTGCGGTCGGGCTGGTCGTGGTCATCGTCGTGATCGCGCGCTTTGCCTGGGTCTATCCCGCGACCTATCTGCCGCGCGTCTTCAGCAAGCGGCTGCGCGAACGCGATCCTTATCCATCCTGGCGCACGGTGTTCGTGATCGCGTTCACCGGCGTGCGCGGCGCGGTGTCGCTGGCGGCCGCGCTGGCGCTGCCCTATACGCTGGCGAACGGCGATCTGTTTCCCTATCGCGACCTGATCCTGTTCGTCACCTTCAGCGTCATCCTGATCACGCTGGTCGGAACCGGAATCGGCCTGCCACCGCTGGTGCGATGGCTCGGCGTCGCCGACGCCGGCCACAACGAGCATGTCGCCGAACATGAGTCCGAGATCGCGGCGCGGCGCGAGGCGCTTGATGCAGCACTCAAATCGCTCGACGCCATCACCGACGACCGCGAATTGTCGGACGAGGTCGTCAAGCTGTTGCGCGCCCGGCACGAGATCCGCGCCGATCAGTTGCCGGACACGCTCGATCCCGACAAGCACGACGTCTCCGCGGAAGGCACCGCGCTGACGCGGGAGCTGATCGCGGCGGAGCGAAAATTCATCCACGCGTTGCTGCGCGACGGCAAGATCACCGACGAAACGCGACGGCGAATCGAGCGCGACCTCGATCTGGAGGAAGCGAGTTTGAGCAATCGGGAGTATCGAAGGATACCGTTGTAGTGCTCGCGGGACGCCTCACACGTCGTCATTGCGAGGCGCAAGCGACGACCTGTCCGCCGTAGCTCAACGAGCGACGGCGGAAGCCTGTCATCGGGCAGGCATTCGCGCGACCCGTTGGCTCGCAATGACGGATAGAGCCCTACTCCGCCGCCGCGTTCAACTCGGGCCGCGAGGTTCGCTCCTCTCCTGCGCTTTTCAGTTCGGACGCGTCATGCGGATTTGTCACGTCTCCCGATACCAGTTTGCCAATTGCCACAGGTCGTTGTCCCAACCAGAGAAATGCGCGGTCAAATTGCCGCTCAGGGCCGCGGCCCTCGTCCGGCCGACGAGGGGCAGGATGTAATTGTCGCCGACAACCAGGTCGTTGAGCTTGATGAACATCGCCACCCGCTTCACCGCATCGAGCTCCCGTTCGGCCTGCTTGTAGATCTCGTCATATTGCTTGTTAATCCAGCGGCAGATATTGCGCCCCTGCCACTTGTTTTCCCTGGTTGCCACCTGCCACGACACGCACTGGTTCATGAAGAATTGCGGATCGGGTTGCGGCATGGTGGTATTGTACATCTGCGCGTCGCAATAGAAATGCGGGTAGGTGTCGGGGTTGGCGGTGTCGGAGGAGAAAAACACCGATCCCACCACCGACTTCAGCTCGACGTCGATGCCCGCCTTCTGGCACGCCTGCTTGACGATGACCTGGGTTTTCTGCCGTGGCGCATTGATGGAGGTCTGGAACACGAACTTCAGCGATTTGCCGTCCTTGGCGCGAATGCCATCCGCGCTCTTCTTCCAGCCGGCGGCTTCGAGAAGCTTGTTGGCCTTCTCGATATTGAATTCGAATTTGGTATTTTTCGACCGAAAACGCTCCGGGTTATTGATGAAGTTTGCGGTGGCGACAGCGGTGCGGCCATAAATGAATTTCTCGATCGAGGCACGATCGATCAGGAGGTTGATGGCCTGGCGCACCGCCGGGTCGCTGAACAGCGGATGCCTGGTCTTGAGGCTTGCGCGCTCGCCATCGATATCGACCGCGGGATCGGTTGCGTTGAGCATCATGAACTCGACATTGCCACTCGACATGATGTTCACCCTGCCCTTGCCGACGCCTTCCAGCTTGAGCAGAATTTCGTCTTCCACCTGCATGTTCCACGCATAGTCATATTCGCCGGTCTGCAGTACCGCGCGCGCGGCCGATACCGCGTCGCCGCCGCCCTTGACTTCCAGCGTATCGAAATGCGGGCGGTTGGCGACGTGGTAGTCGGGATTGCGCTTGGCACGGACAGTGTCACCCGGCTTGAAATCGACGAAAAGATAAGGGCCGGTGCCTACGGGCTTGGTGTTGGTCGGCGCGTCGCGTGACTTGCCGCCAATGTAATCCGCAAACAGGTGCTTCGGGATAATCATGCCGTAGTTGCCGACAAAGGCATCGGCCCAGAACGGCGTCGGCTTTGCAAAGGTTACGCGAACCGTGAAATCGTCGATCTTCTCGACCTTGATATCCTTGTAGTTGGCGATCGAGACCGCCGCGGTCTCGGGCGTGCGGGCATATTCCCAGTTGAAAACGACGTCGTCCGCCGTGAAGGGCATCCCGTCATGCCATTTGACGCCACGTTTCAACTTCCAGACAACCGAGAGGCCGTCCTCGGCAAGGCCATCATTTTCCTTGCTCGGAATCTCGGCGGCCAGGAACGGAACCAGATTGCCCTCACCGTCCCATCCCGCCAGCGGTTCGTAGAATATCCGGGAACCCTCCTGGTCCTTGGTGCCGACGGCGAAATGCGGGTTGAGCAAGGTCACCGCCTGCCAATACAGCAGCTTCAGCGCGCCGCCACCGCCGGCTTTGGTCGGCTTGTAGGAAATCGCCGTTTCCGCCATGGCAACGCCCGACTGGCT is a window encoding:
- a CDS encoding peptide ABC transporter substrate-binding protein, with product MNEQELRNLIADVKSGRLSRRQFVQGMIAVGITAPMAGMMLSQSGVAMAETAISYKPTKAGGGGALKLLYWQAVTLLNPHFAVGTKDQEGSRIFYEPLAGWDGEGNLVPFLAAEIPSKENDGLAEDGLSVVWKLKRGVKWHDGMPFTADDVVFNWEYARTPETAAVSIANYKDIKVEKIDDFTVRVTFAKPTPFWADAFVGNYGMIIPKHLFADYIGGKSRDAPTNTKPVGTGPYLFVDFKPGDTVRAKRNPDYHVANRPHFDTLEVKGGGDAVSAARAVLQTGEYDYAWNMQVEDEILLKLEGVGKGRVNIMSSGNVEFMMLNATDPAVDIDGERASLKTRHPLFSDPAVRQAINLLIDRASIEKFIYGRTAVATANFINNPERFRSKNTKFEFNIEKANKLLEAAGWKKSADGIRAKDGKSLKFVFQTSINAPRQKTQVIVKQACQKAGIDVELKSVVGSVFFSSDTANPDTYPHFYCDAQMYNTTMPQPDPQFFMNQCVSWQVATRENKWQGRNICRWINKQYDEIYKQAERELDAVKRVAMFIKLNDLVVGDNYILPLVGRTRAAALSGNLTAHFSGWDNDLWQLANWYRET
- a CDS encoding Na+/H+ antiporter, coding for MEAKFQIFLILLAVLAGTALLARRINAAPAILLLLAGIVLAFVPGMPSLELPPELVLLVVLPPLIYSASVAMSWREFRFNLRVIILLSVGCVIFTAFAVAAATHYLIGLPWGVGFLLGAIVAPPDVVAPLAIARKLGLPRRILTVLEGEGLANDATALILYRFAVVAISTGLFSLPQATGTFAVIVVGEMLFGAAVGWISLRARHRARDPQVEITLSLITPYLAYWIPEHFGGSGVIATVACGLYISWNGPLLISAATRLQGIFFWDLMIFLIEGLLFLLTGFQMRSLLEKSKGFPLQDILFAVGLVVVIVVIARFAWVYPATYLPRVFSKRLRERDPYPSWRTVFVIAFTGVRGAVSLAAALALPYTLANGDLFPYRDLILFVTFSVILITLVGTGIGLPPLVRWLGVADAGHNEHVAEHESEIAARREALDAALKSLDAITDDRELSDEVVKLLRARHEIRADQLPDTLDPDKHDVSAEGTALTRELIAAERKFIHALLRDGKITDETRRRIERDLDLEEASLSNREYRRIPL